The genomic stretch AATATTTTTATTCATGTTTTTATCGATATATTTACTTGTCATTAACTTATCGTGGCTGCAATATTAAGGTTGTTGATTTAATTATACAAGAGATGAATAATCGATTTTCTGAAGCTAGCACCGACTTGCTAAAATGCATAGCGTGTCTTGATCCAATAAATTCTTTCTCTGAATTCAATGAGCATCAAGTCATTCATATTGCTACTTTATATCTCGAGGACTTCTCTGCGAGCGAATGTTTACATCTTCCACGACAAGTTAGTAATTTTATTGCTAATGTGCGGTGTGATCCTCAATTTGTTGCGCTTAGTGATTTGAGAAGTTGTGCTATGAAAATGGTCAAAACTAAGAAGCATTTAGTTTTTCCATTGGTCTATCAGATTATTCAGTTGGCCTTGGTTTTACCTGTTGCTACTGCTTCTGTTGAGAGAGCATTTTCTGCAATGAAAACTATCAAGACTGATTTACGAAATCGAATGGGAGACGAGTGGATGAATGACAATCTAGTTGTGTGTATTGAGAATGATATTTTTTAGTTGTGTATATTGAAAAGGATATTTTTTCAACGATTGATAACGAGCCGATCCTGCAGCGTTTTCAATCGATGAAAACACGTAGAATTCAGTTGTCGCCGCTTTAGCAAACTGTATTATTCTTTTGTCAAACTTGTTTtggattaattttatgtattagatatttatgcatttttagaatttttattattgtttttttataataaatataatatgtgTGTCCCTGCCAAGATTTTTTAGTGAAGCCCTGCCAAGATTTAttcctgcgtccgccactgtttACAAAGATAAAGTTTGGATGCCGAAATGGAATTCGTAATCTGAGTTTTACATGTATTGAATATATGATAATCATAGTAAGAGTATTGACACAACAACAGTAAATGAGTACTGGAACAACTCAAATTAATGGAATTGTTTATCGCTGTCTTTCAACTAATAGCATAATCAAACTGTCTCATCTCTTTAACTTCATATCTCAATTTGAACAAACCATGCATGAAAAATACTTGAAATTATCTGGTATTTACTGAACAACTGAAGATGAACTTTGTTTCCACTAACAAATCTTCAAACATAACTGCATAACACATGAGCATatgaacatcatcatcatcattttctTTCCTTCTTATTTGCAGGAGGATACTTGAATATCCATTTCCACACTTTGTGGGACACACCCCCTCGCTTCTGCCCCCTATCACTCATCGTAATCCCGCTAGCACCCCCACAACTTTTCATATTTGCAAAACCGCCCCTGCCGCAGCCCTCCGTCGTCTCCGGCGCCGACAAATCCACCTTCAAATCTATAAACGCCGACTCGTCCATCGCGCTGAAATCGCTCTCCTTCGCCGGAAAAACGCTCCTGTTCGGCAAGCTATACGTCCGATCAAACTGATCGCCTCCTCTGAAGCCGCCCCGCCGCGGCGGCGCCTCCGAATCGTTGAGGAATCCGAATTGCTTGTCGAGATCGAGGAAGATCCCGCTCGTGACGTCGGAGATTTTAGCGCTCGACAGCGCGCAATCGCTCATCATCTCATCGGCGCCTCCGCCGCCTCTGAAACTGCAGAGCGATCTCGACCGAGAAACCCCCATGGCGTCGGACGCCCAAATCTCGTCGGAAAATTCGCCGCTTCTACCCCGCCCCTTCCTCCTCTTTCGGAACAGGCGCTTGATCCGCCAAAATCCGTTGGTCTTCTTCACCTCGACGCAGCTGCTGGCGCTCCGCCGCAGGAATATGACCTGCTCCGATCTCTCCTCTCGCGCAGGCTTGGGAGGCTGATCGGTCTTGTCGTTCTCGATTAGAAACGAGACTCTCCCGACGCTGCCGACCTCCATGGTGCTGCAGGAGTTGCGGTGCGAGGAGGAGACGTCGGAGCAGGAGCAGGAAGAGAGACGCTGCTCGCCGCATTCCGAGCAGACCAGCTTCACCAGCCTGTCCTTGAGGCAGTGAGCGCATATCCCCACCGACGACGAACTCGGATGCTTCCTGCACGGCAGCTCCGACGCGGCGGAGTAGTTGAATTCGGGATCGTCGGCGGTGAAAGCCTCAACCGCCACTTTGCCTTTCTCTCTCATGCTTGGGATTAGATAGGATAGGATAGGATTATGATGGCGAATGAAGGGATAGAATGATATAGCGTGCAGGCAGGCGGGAAGAGTTTTATTAAGAGGGGAGAGGGGCTGTTTGGCGTGAGCTTTACGTTTTTGTTTCCGAGAAAACAGTGTTGATAATTACGGAGATGCAAGAGTGATGGGGAATGCACAGAACtgtccctttctctctctcaacgCCGGTATGATTGAAAATTGAGGGACACACTCTCTGAGTTGAGTTGAAAAATGAGCAAAAAAAATGAATCAATGTTGTCCTATAAATTGCCTCTGATTTGGTGCAGTGCCCAGTGGGGGACGCCTCAATCAATCCCTCTTGTCTGTATAagttttgcaattttttttaagttaCTACTTCGGATACATGGAAAGAGTATACAACGGTCTTTGCTAGCAATACATATACTAGATGAATTGAAATGAACCTTAATCCCGAAAGGTTTGAAGCTGTTCGACGTGGTTAAACTCAAGGGACTTGATTTAGGATAGTTTTTTTGACTCTCATTGCGAAGATGGGGTTGGTTGACTCCCGATCTTGTCATCGCCTTTTTTTTCCAATGTAAGGTGCGTATCCTATATATCTTATTGTCTTATTGAGTAATAACAAGTGTTATGTACAAATTTTATTTGATACAAGTTGTATTAGGACAAAGTAAATTCAGTCTAAGTTAATCTCATATGTGGATAATATTGTTCATATATATTATGCATGTTTTATGTTTCTACTATTCGGTGATATTTTTCATTTCAGCTAAAAGtagaatgaatgattttatAGAAGAAGCACaaacctttttattttaattagtgtGGATAAATTGATGGTATGTATGCTATAACTTGACATATGAATATTTGCTTAATGAAATATATAGGGTGATATTCCAAAGTAGCATTGGCGTGCCTAATTTTTATAACGTGTACACAATCTTTTACTATATGGTGTGACATATCGACGTGATAGAGGAAAATTCTCTTAGTATTATcgctttcaattttttttcttattcaaaACATCAATTGCCCTTTACGGTTTACAAATAGTAATATACTGTtggattaaatataaatatagccGTTTCAATAATTATGTAACGCTTTACCTTTCCTAATAGTCTTTCTTTCCTAATTTAGTGGCATATTATCCAACAAGTAAATTTGATCGatacttttacttttctttttccGATCGTTGATTACATTACcgacataaaattaaaatcaccaTAAACAGTCCACAAACAAGAAAGTGACCATAATAAACAATATGATTAGTGAAGCTTTGAGCACATTAATTATGCAAATAtagtttttatgttttataaGAAATGTtgagttttctttttcttctaaaAGTCGAGTCTTTTAATATTTGGGATCCTTTTTCTTTCTGCCCAAGTCCTTTCCCAATCAACATTTGGACTTTGTTGAATActcgaattttaaattttcaaatcaCAAACGACGGAGTATATAAAAAGCAACGttacaaaaaatacaaataaaaacattaatgagtattttgataaatttagtGGGCATGAGCGCATGCACAATAGAAATTAGGACATGATTGTCGGTCACACACGCCGCAGGCACGCTCGATCTCACATAAATAATTGGTTGTAATCCTATATGTAAAATAAACAATTAAGTCTAGTTTACTCGTTGTAACAATGATTATGTTAGATGATTATGTTGGTTTATGCCCCAATTTGACAGTAGGGCAACAATTTGGATGTCCATAGCTAAGTGCAATTATTACAAAACATTCATCGCTTAAACCTATGTTTGATGATTCCAACTTGTACATGTTACCAACACTTTGATTAACTGTTCCACCATATTGGCCGTACAAAACATGCATGTGTTGTGTATTTTACATATCAAGCTCTCATAGAATAACAATGATCAATATCAAATTTGGTATAGTATCTGTCATTgaataactaattaaaaaattttggaTGCTTAGTACAAAATAGTTTTAAATTCAGGGATAGATTTAAAGTATGGTAACAAGTTGATGGAATATAATTTTGAACCAttaagaataataaataaataaaataacactaAAAGGATGGTTTACAATACCTTCGATTAAGAGGAACGAAAAAAATCTATAATAATGAAGGAAATCGATGTCCGGTAATGTCCAATCAGATTCAATTATATAGAACTGGAGTAATAGTTGGAGTTTCGACATTTAAGTTTCAATATGAACACTTATTTATTAGGGCATACGAATTAAGTACTTTACTTTAtagtagtgataaattaacaaaattgtatatacaaatctggggtatttttgtcattttttatcATATGCAAAAATTAAGGAACTTGCCTATTTCAATTATACTTTAGTTTTACATTATAACCCCGCAGGTTAATTAAAGAATGAACAATAATACTTTCAACTaaaattcaaaaagaaaatatttatatattttcctaataaaaatattttattttcagaaatttaaataaatattttacatcatgttttttctacttttaacaaaaaatatgaaaacaaataaaaaaataaaaaaaaataaagacagcgaaaattgattaaaaaaaataaaatttattaaattaactgCTTAACGTTTTTTATCCTAACAATTTAGTACTTATAACTTATTACAAAGAAATTTAAAtgacatgttttttttttgttttgtaaatGAATAATTTTTCTCCTTTGAAAGATACCAATATAAACTATAGTTAGTACTTGtgaaattaaaagttaaaataacaataaaatatcaatagtTTTAAAAGTATATATATGGCGTAATAAAAGAGAATTTCCAAATAAAAGAGTATTTTacccaatttttattttgtagggAACAATTTGTCTTTCTTCATATCTATGTGATagtttaaataaatgaattaataatgaaaaaatttaaataaaagtttagaagaaatcagaataaaaaaatgtaaggttggaaaaaaaaatagccCAATCACTCTAAATCCGAAGAAGCCCAAAAGAGAAAAGTTTGGAAGAAATCAGAACAATAAAATGTAAGGTTGAAAAAAGAATTTAGCCCAACCATTCTAAATCCGAAGCCCAAATCCAAACAGAGTAATAAAATTACTAGaaacaagtttttttttaaatttatgtttttatttttccctGAGAGTGCAGCGAAGGCGACGAAGTGAGAGGAAAATGGAAGTGACAATGGCAGAGCCCGGCGAAATTCTGCCGGAGCGAAACGTCGACATGGAGGCGTTGTATGATATGCTGCGTCAGAGCAAGGGTTCTACGGAGGAGATCGTCGCCAAAATGTTGGCTGTTAAAAAAGAAGCTCAACCGAAATCCCAGCTCAGAGAACTTATTACTCAGACTCTCCTTAATTTTGTTACTCTGCGTCAGGTCTGGATTCTATTCGGCTTCCGATTCATCTAAAATGAATGCTcttatactattttttttatcatcggGTTCAATTTCGTTGCCGGAGACTTCAAATTGTTTAGGGTTTAATAGATTTAGGCGATTTGGTATTCACTTCATATCCATCTGGATTAAGGGAGCACTGCTTTAGGAATGGTATTATCAACAGATTGAAATTGATAAATCTTGTGAATTTGGTAGACATTAATTTTTCGATGGGAATTTGTGTAAGTTTGTTGATGCCCTTAGCTCATATGTGCCTACTACTTCTCAATGCCTATGCGTCTGTGTTATATTACATTTCAATGTTCACTATGGTACCATGTGAATAAGCTTCATCAGCTGTGAATGGTCTTCAACAGGCTAATAGGTCCATCTTGATTGAAGAAGATCGTATTAAAGCAGAATCTGAGCGTGCTAAGGCACCTGTAGACTTGACAACCTTGCAGCTTCACAACTTGATGTACGAGAAAAATCACTATGTCAAAGCAATAAAGGCATGCAAGGATTTCAAGACGAAGTATCCTGACATTGAACTTGTACCTGAGGAAGAATTCTTTAGAGATGCACCAGAAGGAATTAAAAGCCCTGTATTATCAACTGATAGTGCTCATAATTTGATGCTCAAAAGGCTCAACTACGAGCTCAGTCAGGCAAGCGTTGCTAATGAAATAATTATGTTTAAGCAGTTTCTTTTGCATTGCCTGCATGATCTTTAATGACTCCATTATTGAATGTTAGTGATGTACTATGAAGAATACGATCACATTTTTTAATAGTTTCTGGAATCAGTAGTTGCTCGAGGCTTTCTCTTACACTAAGAATGCTAGTTTTGAAGTAAGCTAGAAAACAGTTCATCTATATCTGAATTTGCAAGAGGTAGGCAAGAAACAAAGAATGTCAACGTGTGATTAATAAGTATATTGATCAATAGATTGTAGAAATCTGAACCAGTGATAAAGGTGGGCAGACAGATATGCCTAGTTTTAGATTGGATGACTAAGTATTAATCGCATGCCCTTAAACCTTGATATTCATGATAatcattgttatttttattgcttGGAAGTGTTATGCATGGCTATTTCTAGAATTCTGACATAGTGTTAAgattttggaaattttcaaTACTTCAATGGTAATGCTTTTATACTCTTTATCTCTTCATCACTTTCGTTACCGGTTTCTGTTTCCAGCGCAAAGAGCTATGCAGGCTGCGTGAGAAATTGGAACTACAAAAGAAAGCTCTCCAAGAGACAATTACTAACAGGAAAAAGTTCTTGTTGAGTCTCCCTTCTCACCTTAAGGCCCTCAAAAAAGCATCATTGCCTGTGCAGAATCAGTTAGGGGTTCTGCACACCAAGAAGCTAAAACAACTTCAGTTAGCAGAGTTGCTTCCACCTCCTCTTTATGTTATATACTCTCAGCTTCTCGCTCAGAAGGAAGCCTTTGAAGAGAATATTGAACTAGAGATAACAGGAAGTATAAAGGACGCACAAGCGTTTGCTCGTCAGTTAGCTAACAAGGACTCTGGTAAATGCCGATCTTTCACTGGATTTTTCTTGATTAAGATTCATACTGCAACAACAATCCTTGTTATGTGCTGTTTTTCCTCTCTGATCTTATCTATTGTTTCCAGCTGCCTCAGCAAATTCAGAGAACTCCAAGCTAGATGATGATGTGCCGGATGAGGAAGATGATGGTCAAAGGAGGAGAAAGCGGCCAAAGAAGGTTTCTAGCAAGGAGAATCTTGAACAATCTGGAATATATCAGAATCATCCACTTAAAGTTATCCTCCACATAAATGATGATGATGCTTCAGACTCGAACTCGACTAAACTCATCACCTTGAAGTTTGAGTTTTTAACAAAATTGGATGTTGTATGTGTAGGGGTTGAGGGTTCTGAAGAACCCCCTGAAAATAATATCTTGTGCAACTTATTTCCAGATGACACTGGCTTGGAGCTCCCTCAGCAGGTTTGCTTTTCAGATTAAATAAACCACTAATGAACTTCATGCACCCTCTATTCCAATCGTAATAAAAGGCTTTAAATGTTGCAGTCGGCTAAGCTCTCTTTTGGTAGTTCTCTTTCATTCGATGAAATAAGAGCTTCAAGGCCATACAAATGGGCGCAGCATTTGGCTGGCATTGATTTTTTGCTAGAGGTGTCACCTCTGCTTTCAGTCTCTGAAGAATCAAATCGTGAAACAACTAAGCATCCTTCTGTTTCATCGGGTCTGTCAGTTTATCGTCAGCAAAACAGGGTGCAGACTGTCGTACAAAGAATTCGTGCCAGGAGAAAGGCTCAGCTGGCTCTTGCGTGAGTCACTACCTTGGAACAAATGGATGTTGTACACATCCtgaagatcttgttgaactagCTCTTCTCTTGTTCTGTGCGAGCAATTCGAATTTATAAGAATGCAGTACTTAATTGTATTGGTCCTTGTGAATCCTAACTCTCTTTTACTCTCTTCAAGTTATGTTTTCCAGAAATGTGGTTTCTTTTCTTTGATGTTCTTTTGATAAAGTGTTGAATTGAAATGGTGATTTATGTTTTGTATACCCAAGTGACTCATGTGCTTCATTTTAAACATGAACTATGCTTTCATTTTAAACCATGTTGGCTGATTTTCAGGGAATTACTCGACTCACTAGGGAACCTTAAATGGCCAACTTTGACCGGTGAGAGTATCCCGTGGGCCACCCACACACCACGCTGCAAATTGCATGGCTGGTCGTTCATAGCTACTGCTGACAATAGTTCTGAATCTTTTTCTGTTGGTGATGCTGAACAAGGTCAGGGTTTAAAAAATGCTAATGCACGTAATAAAACTGGGGTCTCCAAAGAGGATATGGAGACTCTAAAAGAGGATGGAGAGCTCCCATCTTTGCTTCCAGTTGCAACTGCTGTTAATGATGATGCTAAACTAACACCT from Salvia splendens isolate huo1 chromosome 4, SspV2, whole genome shotgun sequence encodes the following:
- the LOC121799099 gene encoding uncharacterized protein LOC121799099 → MREKGKVAVEAFTADDPEFNYSAASELPCRKHPSSSSVGICAHCLKDRLVKLVCSECGEQRLSSCSCSDVSSSHRNSCSTMEVGSVGRVSFLIENDKTDQPPKPAREERSEQVIFLRRSASSCVEVKKTNGFWRIKRLFRKRRKGRGRSGEFSDEIWASDAMGVSRSRSLCSFRGGGGADEMMSDCALSSAKISDVTSGIFLDLDKQFGFLNDSEAPPRRGGFRGGDQFDRTYSLPNRSVFPAKESDFSAMDESAFIDLKVDLSAPETTEGCGRGGFANMKSCGGASGITMSDRGQKRGGVSHKVWKWIFKYPPANKKERK
- the LOC121797991 gene encoding THO complex subunit 5A-like; the encoded protein is MEVTMAEPGEILPERNVDMEALYDMLRQSKGSTEEIVAKMLAVKKEAQPKSQLRELITQTLLNFVTLRQANRSILIEEDRIKAESERAKAPVDLTTLQLHNLMYEKNHYVKAIKACKDFKTKYPDIELVPEEEFFRDAPEGIKSPVLSTDSAHNLMLKRLNYELSQRKELCRLREKLELQKKALQETITNRKKFLLSLPSHLKALKKASLPVQNQLGVLHTKKLKQLQLAELLPPPLYVIYSQLLAQKEAFEENIELEITGSIKDAQAFARQLANKDSAASANSENSKLDDDVPDEEDDGQRRRKRPKKVSSKENLEQSGIYQNHPLKVILHINDDDASDSNSTKLITLKFEFLTKLDVVCVGVEGSEEPPENNILCNLFPDDTGLELPQQSAKLSFGSSLSFDEIRASRPYKWAQHLAGIDFLLEVSPLLSVSEESNRETTKHPSVSSGLSVYRQQNRVQTVVQRIRARRKAQLALAELLDSLGNLKWPTLTGESIPWATHTPRCKLHGWSFIATADNSSESFSVGDAEQGQGLKNANARNKTGVSKEDMETLKEDGELPSLLPVATAVNDDAKLTPSKGSEFEHSGRLSLISASIISPLKNKGKSPSFKRQEDDIDLMLESENEDEPVQLEDLSDLSRQEGPVVVDNAWADYGVKGYTLVLVQKLDNDDRIMILKAKIKISKEYPLRPPQFELSLYNSFQGKNKSETICSEFSNELSAMEAEVNIHLMRMIPLDEENIVLGHQVLCLAMLFDFLFNDGNLSCERRYNSVLDVGLCKPVNGELVSRSFRGRDRRKMISWKERSCTSGYPY